One stretch of Prionailurus viverrinus isolate Anna chromosome C1, UM_Priviv_1.0, whole genome shotgun sequence DNA includes these proteins:
- the IGFBP2 gene encoding insulin-like growth factor-binding protein 2: MLPRLGGPALPLLLPPSLLLLLPLLLGAGGGRGVRAEVLFRCPPCTPERLAACGPPPAAPPAAASAAASGVAGDARAPCAELVREPGCGCCSVCARLEGEACGVYTPRCAQGLRCYPHPGSELPLQALVLGEGTCEKRRDAEYGASPEQVADNGDEHAEGGLVENHVDGTVNLLGGGGSAGRKPLKSGMKELAVFREKVTEQHRQMGKGGKHHLGLDEPKKLRPPPGRTPCQQELDQVLERISTMHLPDERGPLEHLYSLHIPNCDKHGLYNLKQCKMSLNGQRGECWCVNPNTGKLIQGAPTIRGDPECHLFYNEQQEARGVHTQRMQ; encoded by the exons ATGCTGCCGAGACTGGGCGGCCCCGCGCTGCCGCTGCTCCTGCCGCcctcgctgctgctgctgctgccgctgctgctgggCGCCGGCGGCGGCCGCGGGGTGCGCGCCGAGGTGCTGTTCCGCTGCCCGCCCTGCACGCCCGAGCGCCTGGCCGCCTGCGGGCCCCCGCCGgccgcgccgcccgccgccgcctccgccgcagCGTCCGGGGTGGCCGGCGACGCCCGCGCGCCCTGCGCCGAGCTGGTCCGTGAGCCGGGCTGCGGCTGCTGCTCCGTGTGCGCCCGGCTGGAGGGCGAGGCGTGCGGCGTCTACACCCCGCGCTGCGCCCAGGGGCTGCGCTGCTATCCCCAcccgggctccgagctgcccCTGCAGGCGCTGGTCCTGGGCGAGGGCACTTGCGAAAAGCGCCGGGACGCCGAGTACGGCGCCAGCCCCGAGCAGGTTGCAG aCAACGGAGATGAGCACGCTGAGGGAGGTCTGGTTGAGAACCATGTGGACGGGACCGTGAACCTGTTGGGCGGTGGAGGCAGTGCTGGTAGGAAGCCCCTCAAGTCAGGCATGAAGGAGCTGGCCGTGTTCCGGGAGAAGGTCACCGAGCAGCACCGGCAGATGGGGAAGGGTGGCAAACATCACCTTGGCCTGGATGAGCCCAAGAAGCTGCGGCCACCACCTGGCAGG ACCCCCTGCCAGCAGGAATTGGACCAGGTCCTGGAGCGGATCTCCACCATGCACCTTCCAGATGAGCGGGGCCCCCTGGAGCACCTCTATTCCTTGCACATCCCCAACTGTGACAAGCACGGCCTGTATAACCTCAAACAG tGCAAGATGTCTCTGAACGGGCAGCGTGGGGAGTGCTGGTGTGTGAACCCCAACACTGGGAAGCTGATCCAGGGAGCCCCCACCATCCGGGGGGACCCCGAGTGTCATCTCTTCTACAATGAGCAGCAGGAGGCTCGTGGGGTACATACCCAGCGGATGCAGTAA